Proteins from a genomic interval of Candidatus Didemnitutus sp.:
- the plsY gene encoding glycerol-3-phosphate 1-O-acyltransferase PlsY, with amino-acid sequence MSNFWITASALAGYLLGALPFGYLVAKAHGVDIFKAGSGNPGATNVKRVLGAKAGNTVLALDMLKGAVATAWPLLPFVDEERKVVLQLIGVVGAVIGHAFSVFTRFKGGKSVATAAGGLFVLIPLAGLIAAATWVVTFYASRYVSLASILAAVAIIVCSWVLPHHVAVAVIATVLASFVIVRHHENIRRLLNGTENRFVKKPAAPADGKSPSA; translated from the coding sequence ATGAGTAATTTCTGGATCACCGCTTCTGCGCTTGCCGGCTATTTGCTGGGCGCCTTGCCGTTCGGCTACCTCGTCGCGAAGGCGCACGGCGTCGATATTTTCAAGGCCGGCAGCGGCAATCCCGGCGCGACGAACGTGAAACGCGTCCTCGGCGCCAAAGCGGGCAACACGGTGCTCGCGCTCGACATGCTCAAAGGCGCTGTCGCGACCGCTTGGCCGTTGCTGCCCTTCGTCGATGAAGAACGCAAAGTTGTCCTCCAGCTCATCGGTGTCGTCGGTGCCGTGATCGGACACGCGTTTTCGGTTTTTACGCGGTTCAAGGGCGGCAAGAGCGTCGCTACCGCGGCCGGTGGACTGTTTGTGCTCATCCCCCTCGCCGGTCTCATCGCGGCGGCGACGTGGGTTGTGACGTTCTACGCGTCGCGTTACGTGTCGCTCGCGTCGATCCTCGCGGCGGTGGCCATCATCGTTTGCAGCTGGGTGCTGCCGCATCACGTGGCGGTCGCTGTCATTGCCACCGTGCTCGCGAGCTTCGTGATCGTCCGCCACCACGAGAACATCCGCCGCCTGTTGAATGGCACGGAAAACCGCTTCGTGAAGAAGCCGGCTGCACCGGCCGACGGTAAATCTCCCTCCGCTTAG
- a CDS encoding aspartate kinase, with the protein MALIVQKYGGTSVGDVERIKNVAARIKITRDAGHQVVVVVSARAGVTNELIARAKAVNARPDAREMDMLLAVGEQETIALTAMALHALEVPAVSYTGPQAGIVTDLAHTKAKIQNIIPTALRKDLDGGKVVIVAGFQGLNEKGQITTLGRGGSDLTAIALAAALRADKCEIYTDVDGVYTADPRHVPEATKLEEISYDEMLELASQGSKVMQSRSVEFAKKYGVVFEVRSSFNHNPGTIVKEEVAYMEKVVVRGVAVDKDQAKVVVSNLPDKPGTAAAVLRSLADANVNVDMIVQNVGSHGVATLTFTVPKDDAHLAVKILPDIFKKLGGGEVAAYDNIAKLSVVGVGMRTHAGVAAQMFEALAEKSVNIELITTSEIKVTLAIARDRADDAQRAVHKAFGLGKAS; encoded by the coding sequence ATGGCTCTCATCGTTCAAAAATACGGCGGCACCTCCGTGGGTGACGTCGAGCGCATCAAGAACGTCGCCGCCCGCATCAAGATCACGCGCGACGCCGGCCACCAAGTGGTCGTCGTCGTGTCGGCTCGCGCGGGCGTGACGAATGAACTGATCGCGCGCGCCAAAGCCGTGAACGCTCGCCCCGACGCGCGCGAGATGGACATGCTCCTCGCCGTCGGCGAGCAGGAGACGATCGCGCTGACCGCGATGGCGCTGCACGCGCTCGAGGTCCCCGCGGTTTCCTACACCGGCCCGCAGGCCGGTATCGTCACCGACCTCGCGCACACCAAGGCGAAGATCCAAAACATCATCCCGACCGCGCTGCGCAAGGATCTCGATGGCGGCAAGGTCGTCATCGTCGCCGGTTTCCAGGGCCTCAACGAAAAGGGCCAGATCACCACGCTCGGCCGCGGCGGCTCCGACCTCACCGCCATCGCGCTCGCCGCCGCGCTCCGCGCCGACAAGTGCGAGATATACACCGATGTCGACGGCGTCTACACCGCCGACCCGCGCCACGTCCCCGAGGCGACCAAACTCGAGGAAATTTCCTACGACGAGATGCTCGAACTCGCCTCGCAGGGCTCGAAGGTCATGCAGTCGCGCTCCGTCGAGTTCGCCAAGAAATACGGCGTCGTTTTCGAAGTCCGCTCCAGCTTTAACCACAACCCGGGAACCATCGTGAAAGAAGAAGTCGCTTACATGGAAAAGGTCGTCGTCCGCGGCGTCGCCGTCGACAAGGACCAGGCCAAGGTCGTCGTCAGCAACCTGCCCGACAAACCCGGCACCGCCGCCGCCGTTCTTCGCTCGCTCGCCGACGCCAACGTCAACGTCGACATGATCGTGCAGAACGTCGGCTCCCACGGCGTCGCGACGCTCACGTTCACCGTCCCGAAGGACGACGCGCATCTCGCGGTCAAGATTCTCCCCGACATCTTCAAGAAGCTCGGTGGCGGCGAAGTCGCGGCCTACGACAACATCGCGAAGCTCTCCGTGGTCGGCGTCGGCATGCGCACTCACGCCGGCGTGGCCGCCCAGATGTTCGAGGCGCTCGCCGAGAAGAGCGTCAACATCGAGCTGATCACGACTTCCGAGATCAAGGTCACCCTCGCGATCGCCCGCGACCGCGCGGACGACGCCCAGCGCGCTGTCCACAAGGCGTTTGGCCTCGGCAAGGCGTCCTGA